In Labrus mixtus chromosome 22, fLabMix1.1, whole genome shotgun sequence, the genomic window GATATTAACTTATATAACTGATATGATATAATAATGGGACTGAGTTCTTTGTCTGTGCAAAGggtgtcctgtacatgtgtgttgcTTCACTCTTTGTGAGACAGAACACATGGCGTCAGTGTCTCAGCTGTCACAGCCGCTTATTTCCGGGTGATGCAGCCGGAGACGTTTGTTCTGCCATAATGATAATGTCACTCCACCGTGCTGAGCGCTAAAACATTGTCATGAGTCGGTGCTGCTCATGTTAATCCCGATGTTTTTCCAGGTAATCTCCTCGATACCCACCAGCCGCTTAAAATTCTTGAAAACGGCGGGTCACGGCACGCAGAAGGAGGAGATCCCAGACGAGGAGTTGGACGAGCTGGATGACATGGAAGAGATCGACCACGCCGAACGAGAGCTTCGCCGGGGACAGATCCTCTGGTTCAGGGGCCTCAATCGCATCCAGACTCAGGTAACGACTCACAGACCACCCTGTGCATCACGGAACACCGCACCTGACACCAAGGGAATCAAAAGCCATAAACCCTTTAACTCTCTATTGCTCCTCCAGCTTCAAATCTCTTTGGTTCTTTCTCGGCACTCTTTTAAGAATGGCTTGTGCCCTAAAAACAAAcgtcctcgttttttttttttcctctgttctGCTTTTGAGCTAAAGCGGGTTTTTATGCCTATTTTTCTCTGACTCGGTTTGGATCTATGTAGACAAGTTTGAAGGTACTGATGAGAAGCGATTGGATTGGATGGGAAGCTTGTTAAATAGACAAGTGAATATTCAAAGGAGGATTGGCCTGGCTGTAGCCGGGAAGGattctgcagagaaaaagagtaAAAGTGAGGTCAGATTTTGGAGACCCTTCGATCAGTGCCTTTAAACCcaaccaccccccctcccctttccctctctcttttaacTATAATGCCTAAATCCAATTTCCAAGTGACATTTTTCCTATGGTTACTGGtgccttttctttattttttctctcttttctctctcctctggctgtgttgtgtttttattttcctctgggCTTTTTTGTTCTCCTGTCACGCTGTCTGATTCTTTGCAGATGGATGTAGTGAGTGCGTTCCAGAGTGGAACTTCCTTTCAGGGGGCTCTAAGGCGGCAGGCCTCCAACTCCAGCCAACAACAGCACGATGTAACCAATGTTTCTAGCCCTACACATGTAGCCTTTTCTACTACTACCACTTCTGCCACTGCCGCCAACTCCGCTTCTGCCACTGTGGGGTGTGAGTGCGTGTTCTCCTCTAGTGCATGagactttcattttatttgacttcttCTGTTCCTCTaacatcttcctcctccactcttCTTCTCACCTTAACGTTGACACTTTTGACTCTCTCATGCTCCTCTTAATGCCCCCCTCCccttgttctttaaaaaaaaaaaaaaaaaacacaagacaccaAAAGTACCACATCTTCCATAATGCTTCGATAACACAgctgtatacatatatatatatatatatctgtatgTACTCTGTAACAAGGTGTTTATCTCtgtgtcatcatgttttctgttctgcttCTGCTTCGGTctcaaaaactgaaaaacaaaacaaaaaaactgttttactgTTGTCATCTCATTTGACCtaaaatgattctggattcagGTTTGTCTGCAGCTGCCTCAGTCTGCTCTGTGCCTCCTGTAGCACCCATGGGTCTGTGTCGCAGCTTTCTTAGTCCCTAAGCGGGTAAATGTTTTGAGTATAAGCCCATGATCACGGCCTAAAAACAGTAAAGACAAACCATGCCATGGAAATATATGTGCGAGTTAGCAGATTCCTCTTGGTGCCTGGTGATGTAATGACtctttcctctgcagctgtggtgcattctgggagaaTGAAGAGAATGAAAAAGTATGGCAATGGAGAGGCATGTTGGTGCGTTTGTATGCAAACCGTGTTTTGAAAGGTCTAAGACACACGACATCAACTAGATGACGAGAACTCCAGACGATCCAGATCACTGAGCAGAACTTTGTGACTCTTGACAATCATTGTTTCTCTTTCAGATCTTCCCAGGAAGACCAGCTGTGagttttaaatgtgcaaaagatgtcaaaaagaaaacagctgaagTGAACTTGcttttgaatgtaaacatgtagGAGTGTCCCAGACGTATTAACCGCGGGTTGAATGTTTGAAGATGTTAtaataatgttgtgtttgtctcaGAGGAAACTGGAGACAAGACTTTTCTAAACTTCTTCTTAAACTTCTCTTTCAGATGCcattaaaaagcctttttttctcttctctccaccatgtgaatatttgtttgttggCAGAATGTTTCCactacccctcccccccccccccaaaaaaaggacTGAATTACTACTGACCCCCCACGTATTCTTCTTTAGATTCTGTGAAATGTGTCATGGGCTATACTCAAAGGTTTACTACCATTGAACACAAGGTAGCGCCGCGCTCTGCATGGGTTCAAAGTCTCTGGTCTCGTTTGTGAGTTTTCTCTCGTGCTGTTCTCTGACATGTTAAACCAGCTTGTAGACATGCTTggctgctgcagctttttgttgtttttacgcCACGAACATGAGCTGTAACTGACCAcccttctctgtctttcttgccgtctctttttctctcttctcctcctctttccatcctccttcctctgtctgtctgtcttcctcctctaatcttctccttctctctgtcctgtctttctctctttaatcTGTACTAAGCATGTCAAACAACAGTGAAACTCTCGTGTCCAGCCTCTGTCCTTCTCTGCTCTCTGGATGCGTTCTGGTCTAAAGAACGGCATCCCTCTCAGCTCTTgatttttgcattttgattAATCCGACACAGAGAGATCTAccaagtgttttctttttttttttaaatcctactACTGAACTCACAATAAAAtcagacacaacacaaacattgcATCAGGTTTGAAACTGGTTTGTTCCCTTCCCCGAGACACATTTTGAATTAACTACATGAATTTGAattaacacttttattttgacctCCACTAGCTAGTTTATTCTTGTTACCATACCAGAGTAGCTTTAATTCAGACACACGTCTaccttttaatttaaattgcATTGGTATTCTATTTAAAAGTAGTGGATGGAGTCTCTTGGTTTCAAACAGGAGCCTAATGCCGAAGCATTTCaacctgcattctttcaaaCGGCCAGCAGGTGTTGACTCCACTAATTTCATGGTTTCATGACCCTACCGTTCAGTTGATCTATTACCTTTAGTAAAAATTGTTTCATATCTTTATGATCTCAAATTATTGTCCTATTTATGGTCTAATAGTGTTAATGTCTGGCTCCCTGCAGGGGTGTGCACAGAGTGACCATAGAGCCCCCTTTAAAATCAGATCGGCCACCccaaaatgataataataatacattggacttatatagcacttttctgaaTACACAAGGACACTTaacaaagaagaacaacaaagcATAATACAGATTAGTCTGAGAGAAGGAGGATAAGCTTTGATCGGCTGTTTGCCTTGCTGGACGATCAGTTAAACTCAACTCTTTGATCTGTGTAGCAACAGGCTGCTAGTTTCTTTCCTTGCAGTTCAGCGTACAACATTTCTGTTGgtacttttcttctttttgagaCGATCTGTGACTGACAAGTCGCTGCCAGGTAGACTAGGAAAGAGACATGGCAATATTAATTCAGCTTCACATCTAAGTAAGGTAACATCTGGCTTCAAAACAACAAGATGATGAGGTGCAGAActtacagctttaaaaacaatggGTGTGATGCTCTGAAATCAGGACACAGGACGAGttagagacagaaataaaactgaaatgaacATAACTGCACACCTGCACGTCTCTCtgagagtccccccccccctcactgatACACCTTTGCCCTTAAAACTCACCGATTATTGACCTTATAAAACTAGCGCCCTCGTTTTTGATCCGTTGTACTGTCTAGGTGTTAGAATGCAACATACACTTTTATCCTTACTGAACGAGACTTAATGTCCCACCTCTAcctgctccctccctccagATCCGGGTGGTGAATGCATTCCGCAGCTCCATCTCCCTCTATGAGGGGCTGGAGAAGCCCGAGTCGCGATCATCCATCCACAACTTCATGACCCACCCTGAGTTCCGGATAGAGGACTCTGAGCCCCATATTCCCCTCATAGACGACACCGACGCCGAGGACGACGCCCCAACCAAGCGCAACTCGGCAAGCCCCCGCAACACCACACCCACGCCGCCCTCACCCACACTCACTCCTACCGCCATCTCTACCCCAATCGTGCCGGTGTCACCCTCCCCAAACCAGAACAATAACGCTGTGGAGAGCAGCAACCACCTCCTCCCAGAGGGCCCCAAATCAGGAACCCCCTCAGCCCCGGGGAGCCCCCTACACAGCCTGGAGACCTCCCTTTGATCTGACCCCTGACCTCCACACGACGACGTCACCACCACCTTTCTGCCCGTCACCAAGGAGCTCGACTCGGACGCAGCGAACGAAAGGAGTGAACactcagaggagagagggagaggccgGGAGGAGAGCAGGGTCCTGTGTGAGCTCAGCTCGGGCCGGACTATGAGAACAGCAAACATTCAGAGGAATGTGCGGCTTGGTGTGGATGCTTTggtcttcttttatttttggttctTATGAAAACCCCCGCTGCAACACGAGGACTCTGTCtccacccctccctcctttttgtttttctcggTAAACAAGGGGTGATTATAAACTCAGATTGAAAGtgacctgtttttattattctattgttattattattattattatttgaattgAGAAGGGGAGGAGCTCCTCCTGGCTTGAAGATCGTCTGTAAGAATTCAGAAAGAACCTTTTAGCTTCTCTTTTATCTGAATGGTGTTGTATATTTATCTCTTTGGCCCTTTGCTCATTCAAAACTTATTTCTGCTCCATTGGCTGTTAatattttgagttatttatgttttttggaAAAAGCAGGTCTGTTTACAAAGTTTGTagatactttttttctgtttgtaggCAAATGAGCTTCCTGATGTATGATGCAGAAAACTgggacagaataaaaaaatgaatgagagGATTATTTCAGATACTGCTGTATTTTCAGGAATAAGGGTGTTTCTATTGAAACTTAACTATTTTTGCCTGCaagttttatttgttatatATTTGTAGATAAATGTAGAACCTTCTAGGCAAACCGATAAACACTAAGGCTTGTGTAGAAAAGAGGTCCAGGGTCCGGGGCGCGGCATTTTCACAGGAACACAGGGACGGGAAAGACGATTGGGGCCTCTGTCCACTAACATTgctataaatatatttacttcTTCCATTTCTTCGATAGTTTTCATGTGCACAAAAACCTTCTGGAGTTCTGGattctcttttcattcattATGTTGTGTTCAAGGATTTCCACATGTTGAAAGGTTCACTCATTAAAAGGGAGTTGAAAACACATCTGGCACCATATTTAGCAAGCATGTCGGGATGTCGAATCGTGCTGGACCAGGAAACAAAGTCTTACCTCAGAGGCGGGCGTGATGTGTGAATGATGTCGCTTTTAGCACAACGTAGAAGCCCCTTCTTTAGATGTCTGAGGTTTCTATCGTGTTTGGCCTGCTTCTTGTAGTATTTAATATTAGTTCCATTAGAACAGGCTAACTGAGATTAGCTGAAAAAATGACACCGCTACAAGCTacaagctctttttttttttttttttgcacgttaCAGCTAAAATGTTTTTGCCAAAgtcataaaatcacaaaaacatttgagttgATCACTTCTTTAATGGCTGAATCTCGCCTTGTGTTGTGAGCCGATCTATTATTACACAATAAGTTTATTTGGACTAAACGTGACTGTGCCTTGGCTACAATAACAATTTAGCTAACGCCACTGGCAGGTAAATGTTGCTCCTCCGGCTGAAAGCCTCATTCTGATCATCCTGAAGGAGGTTCTCTTTGAATGCTTGTTAAATATGGACCCTGGTTATcagttggtgttttttaaattagctgCATTTTCATGCAACTTTAGTTCCTTCAACAAAACGTTAGCCCCCTGCCAATGTACAATACTGACATTTGTTTACTCAGGCTTAGTAAAAGTATTTAATTTCAAAGGAATCTATAGAGAGAAACCCTTTTAACTACAGACTTTGTGTATTTAGATAGTAAGCCATTgtcttggttaaaaaaaacaaaacaagtgaattattttcatatttcattcaaTCTTTAAGATCACGccttagaaaaaagaaaacgtcaTTTTACTCctctgatttctgttttttttaacatttcagaatcatgaacagaggggggaaaaaagtcatGTTCTGTTCTTCATCCCTGTCCGTCAGACTCCTTTCACCATGAATAAATGTTGctgcatttgatttgtttgtaaGATATTTTTGACACCTGATGTACTGGAAACGCTAAAGAATTGGACATGTGCATTTTTCAAGAATAAAGACTAGGCATACACTGGTATCAATCTGCACAGGGTACTTTATTTCATAGCGTTCCTCGGGGGAAGAAGAATTTTGATACAAACCATGATAGAGAAAATGTACCTTTGTATTTTTATGACGATACTGATGATACCTTTCATCGTACTAAACCGATTTTGGATGATTTGACACCAATCACGTTCTATGGGGGAGGGTTTTGGCCACTAAATTGTGTGTTGTTCTGGAATCTTCATCTCAGGGTGCAAATGGTGTGAGAGAGAACAAGACCTCTTTTGAGTTTGTATATTTCCACTCTTAATTCAGCGTTTGGGACGGTGCTTGTCTATCACACACGATGACTGGGGCAGCAGGCTGCAGATTCTTCCTGCAGTCTTCTGGCCGTGcacggtggggagggggggggggggggaaggaaagTGTAGATGTTAAATCATGACGTTCTCTGAGGGAAAATAAAGTTCTGTTTAACTTGTTTTACAGACGACAAAATAGCAGCTAGGATCGCATACAAAGTGAGCAATTGAAAAGACAAGAGGAATCCACATGAGGAGTTTGTTCTGTAGCTTCTTCCTGTAACGGGAATGAAtgtttttccatctgttttatggattattattttttttatcttttaacatTTGGAAATAAAAGTACTTCATGTCTGTTTATCTTGAGCATTTTAAATGGATATCGTGATTGGATTTACATTTGAAACTTGTCGAGTAATGTGTatggtttttaaaaataaaaaatgtatttagccTAACTGCAGggccatgtttttatttacctgtgCAGTATGGAACTGAGTTTCACATTGTGTTGGGGTTGGACTCTTAAGTTTTTCTGCAGGACTTCACTCAAATAcgtacagaaacaaagaaagaaaaacaattgaTGCTAAAACTGTACATTTACAAATTAGAGCTTTGACAAACTTATGTCCAGAAATGACTTACAAAAATGGcttatttgttcttgttttaacATGTTCAAGGGTCATGATTTCCTCTGACTATTTTAGGTTGATGATGTAATAGAATAAACAATCAAGTGGAAATAATGGCTGATCCCTCTTATAAAATATGTCACATTTACAGTGTTTCAGCTGTTCAGTCACAAACATGGTTATAAATATTCTATTAAATTGTAAAGATGAACATTAAAGCACTACACACATAATGTACATTCACTATATTATTGTATGTTGCTACACATCCACACCAGCAGAGGGTAGTAGACTTCCCTTCTGTAGCCCACTTAAACAAAGATTGTATATTAATAGGATGCATCACTCGCCCTTGTTTTACTTCACGGTTGACAGCATCCATGAGAAAGGTGGCGGCTCGGATCCACCAGTGTTCCTGAAGGATTAGCGACATTTTTTAACTCATGACTGTCAAATTCAGCACACGTTTGAAACACCCGGAATGATGGTCAGAGTGAGACGTCTTCGTCTTTGTTAATCTGTGCAAACGCTGCTTTCCGCCCCGCAGCAGGAACGTAATGAAACGTACACACCGGGCGAAGGTCTGTCAGTGACAGCTCGCTGCATTTCTGTAAGTACTGTAGTCAGCAACCGTGTGAGGCTATTTAAGTAAACATAACCCAGAGCATTATGAATATAACTACTAATAGGCGTCGTGTTTGGATTTTGAAGTTGTTGCATTTGTCTCTGAAATCAATCATACTCGCAAACTAACTAACATTTTAGCTTACTTGCTGCAACGCAATATCCGTGTTGGTATTAATGTGTCTTCTAAGCGGGTTTTCTTAGCTGTTTCTTGTCATTGAAGCAAACATAGGTGTGCAATAGTTAATCATATTGTATAGGAATGCATCATTGTTTTCAATGTAGGCGGACGGAGAGGTAAAGTCAGCTTCAGTCCTGCCTTTGCACACACCTCTAATCGTTATCTCACCTGTCATTTATGATGATGCTCTGTCTTTTCAGTCGGGAATGAGACATCCACACCGCTGAGCTGAAAATGAGAGAGTGGTGGATACATGTGGGTTTGATCTGCATCCCGCTGGTGGCAGTGTACCTGAACATCCCGCCCCCTCAGCTGTCACCTGCCCTGCAGAAGTGGCACAGTGCCGGGGAGTTCTTCCAGTTCAGAGGCAGGGAGGTCTTCTACAGAGGTCAGAGAGAGGTTTTTACTGCGTCTCAATCCACAAATCTCCACACAGGGATACAcataatatacatttttctgtCACCACAATATCCTAGCACATTGCACTTCTTTCATCAACACTCCCAGCtgtcatatttttaaaataattcttGAATTTTCTTTTCCACTCAAACCAGAGTCCTATGGTGCTTTGGGGACCTCCGATGTGGTCGTTTTGCTCCACGGCTTCCCCACTTCCAGCTATGACTGGAATAAGGTACACAAGGCAAACGCTCAGTCGTAAATAacctcagaataaaaaaagtcatgcatatgaagacatttttgttccccctcccccctgtaTAGATCTGGGAGCCCCTCACCCAGCGCTTCCATCGAGTAATCGCACTTGACTTCCTGGGTTTTGGCTTCAGTGAAAAACCAGTGAGTAAAATCTTGTTgttgggggcgctggtggtgcagtggttagtgcgtgcgccccatgtttggaggctgtagtctcaaGCGGGCCgccccgggttcacatcccacctgtggcctccttctcgcatgtcattccccactctctctctctctctccctgctttccgactctatccactgtcctgtctctccattaaaggcataaaaagcccaaaaataaataaatgttgttgtggATCTTGTCATGTTATTTAGCTCAGTCTGTTTGTATCAAACACTCATTTCCTCTCGTCTCCGGCCGTCACAGAGACCCCACAGGTACTCCATCTTCGAGCAGGCCAGCGTGGTGGAGGCTCTGGCGGCTCACCTGGGTCTGATCAACCAGAGAGTAAATGTGATTTCCCACGATTATGGAGACACTGTGGCCCTGGAGCTGCTCTACAGGTAGGTGTTTGTATGACAGTTAGTGTATTTAtacagataataaaaaacagagtaaaatcaggaattgctctctctctctctctctctctctatctctctgtttctgttttcccgCCTCTGTCCTCAGGAACCACCAAAACCGTAGCGGTCACCTGACGTTCAATAGCCTGTGTCTTTCCAATGGAGGTACAGTGCACTGTGCTTTTTTAGTGAGGGAAAAAGTTGAATTTCGATCGTCTTTTGTATCAATGTAAAGTGAAGTGATCTTTGATTTTTCTGACTGTGgaagggacaaaaaaagatatttgtgttttgacaAGTACACTTTACCCAGgtctgattgttgttgttgttctgttgtgAAAGTAATTTCAGTGTGCTGAAAATGTCATTTCCAACAGGATTATTCCCAGAAACACATCACCCACGCCTACTGCAGACAGTGAGAAAccctttgtgttgttttatctcTGTGAAGGTTCTCAGCTTTAATCTCTGTAAACCGAAAGgtaactggacttggttgaattTCTCAAATATTTTTTACTCCTCATCTGaaagttttcttttgttctgaaCTGAAGAAGTGTTTTAGATTAGAGGTAAGAATTCAATCAAAGCACGTTGCCTTTGCATTATTTAGAACTTTAGTTTTTATGTAATATGTGGCTAATGTTTGATTTCTTAAATCCTAAGAGCCTGGagttgagtatttagaaaagcgctatataaatctaatttattattattattattattatctgtttGGCTCCCAGTATTCTCCATCACACTTTTGTTCTGTCTCCAAAAGATTCTGAAGGACTCCAGTTTTCTGGCTCCAGTTCTCACTCGTCTCACCAATTATATCATCTTCCAGAAGGGGTAAGAAGAGCAGAGTTTGTTCTGAAATTGAACCAACATGTTTACCTTGCTGTGGTATCCTTTtcactgtcagtgttttttttctcttttcaattgGCAggattggagatgtttttggtCCGTACACGCAGCCCACAGATGCTGAATTCTGGGACATGTGGACTGGTTTACGCTACAACGATGGCAACTTAGTAATGgacaggtatgtgtgtgtatgtgtgtgtgtgtgtgtattttgtgtttgattttctttgctGCTGTTTATCTTTGGTCTGACTTTGtctgatttttctctttctcagtATTCTGCAGTACATCAACCAGCGGTTAAAACACAGAGACCGATGGGTGGGCGTGCTCACTTCCACCATCGTCCCATGTGAGTACACAGATGCTTCAGactttgtgatgtgtgtttgcttgtgtgtgtgtgtgtgtgtgtgtgtgtgtgtatatgtgtgtaaaaaaaagtgtatatttTTTTGGGTATAAACCAAACACTTCCTTTAAGCGTATTTACTCAGCAGCCGCTGATGCTAAGCTGCTTAGCCTGTGAGAAGCCTTGTAGTCCATCTGTGATCCCGagcttggggggggggctgggggtAGGGATCTGTGTGTGCTACTGACACACACCTCATGGGAAATACAGTTAATCGTGCCCGAAATCTTCCAGTGTGTAGCCTGTAAAGCTGAGCACCCCAAGGAcccacacaaataaataatgatacTTTGATGTCAAAAATAGTCAAAAATGTTCTAATTATAAAATCATAACAGAACACGCACTTGTCCCCAGATTGGAAAAATTGTGTCAAcctgcaacattttaaataccaGTAATATCTGAGGCAAAAACTGGCCAGTACACCCAGTTTTGAAATTATTGACCCGTTTTCAAAAGGATTCAAAGACTTGGGTGATCCATTAAAATCTTTCCTCAAGCGCCGTGGAGCCTTTTCTTTGACCAGATCGCTAATGCCTCTTCCCTCAGCCACACCTTTACTTTGTGTTTAGCGCTAATTCTAAAACGTTATGATGCTAACATGCTTCAGTTGGTTTACCTAATTCATGCCTGACATTAAGCCTATTTGCATTAAAAACTGAGCATTGCCTCACATGGCAATCAGTTATTTGTcttcattctttatttttgtaaaatggaggagacaaaaggaaacagacAAGAACTGATACACTGACAAGACCCATATcaaataagaacaaaataagAACTTAAATGTAACTCCTTTTAATGTATACATGAGCGGGATGTGGAAACGACTTGATGCATGTAAAAGAGATTACTTATGAGTGATGACAGACGTTGAGATACATTTCAACTGACTGTGTAACTCTGCGGTttaaaattatttcaaaaagagaaaactctTCCAGCACTCCTTCACATCGTCCCTCAGTGACCCTCCCTCCATATGTCCCTCTTTGACCCCGTTTCATCCCCGCTTGTCTTTCAGTGCACATGATCTACGGACCCCTGGACCCCGTCAACCCTCACCCCCAGTTCATCCGTCTTTACCAGTGAGTGCTCCCTCCCACCTCTGATTCCTCCACTCTGTTGAGATGATCTTAAATACGCCCACCTCATCAAAGACCTCTGCTTAGCCTCCTAATTGAACTTACAGAATCCTGAATTTGTAATCTCGTCTTTCAGGCAGCTGGTCCAGAGGTCGACGGTGACCGTTTTGGACGAACACATCAGCCACTACCCTCAGCTCGAGGATCCCACAGGCTTCCTTAATGcgtattttaactttattcacTCTTTCTGAAGGGAAAAGCAAACAGCAACACCTGTGCTCAAGGCACACTTCAGAAGCTGTTTGGTACTTTTGAAACACTTGTGATAAATGACCTTTCCTGATGATTGTACGCAGGAGAAGCTGCATCAGTTTGAGGTTTAATTTCCAGTGATGTACTCATTAACCAGCATTAACCGCTCAAATGTCAATGAGTGACATTTGAAGGCATCAAATATGAGCTAGAAAACAAATGACGTGTACTAAATGCAACTAACTGATGGACTGGCGGCAGTGTTAATTTATAAACCCTCAGAGGAAGCATGATTCCTAACAGTGTGGTTGTGTGATTGTTGAACTTAAATGTTGGTGTGTCGATTCATGATCAGTCAAGTCCTGCTATCAGCTGCACTCTGAATGACTTTTGATAtgattttctacttttttcttgatgtcaatgaaaaaaataatgtcaaattttgttcaaataaaatagttttgtaaaaaaaaaaagaaatattcttTAACAGAATTTATTAGAGATTTGACAGAAGAATATTCTCACTGCGGAGAAAACATGAGGACCAGCACggtataaagaaaaacattttagttaATTTACCAGAAATAAtaagatgattttttaaaagctcattGTACTTGACATTTT contains:
- the mest gene encoding mesoderm-specific transcript homolog protein: MREWWIHVGLICIPLVAVYLNIPPPQLSPALQKWHSAGEFFQFRGREVFYRESYGALGTSDVVVLLHGFPTSSYDWNKIWEPLTQRFHRVIALDFLGFGFSEKPRPHRYSIFEQASVVEALAAHLGLINQRVNVISHDYGDTVALELLYRNHQNRSGHLTFNSLCLSNGGLFPETHHPRLLQTILKDSSFLAPVLTRLTNYIIFQKGIGDVFGPYTQPTDAEFWDMWTGLRYNDGNLVMDSILQYINQRLKHRDRWVGVLTSTIVPLHMIYGPLDPVNPHPQFIRLYQQLVQRSTVTVLDEHISHYPQLEDPTGFLNAYFNFIHSF